One Falsihalocynthiibacter arcticus DNA segment encodes these proteins:
- the arfB gene encoding alternative ribosome rescue aminoacyl-tRNA hydrolase ArfB, translated as MLVINEAITLADWELSESFTRSSGPGGQNVNKVSTAVELRFEAARSPNLPADAKTRLKRLAGRKWTLEGALILRVEDTRSQARNREIARERLKELILAALKRPKHRVKTRPTLASKRRRVEGKVQRGQVKSLRGRVNTDD; from the coding sequence ATGTTAGTTATCAACGAAGCCATAACTCTTGCAGACTGGGAACTTTCCGAGAGTTTCACCCGCAGTTCTGGCCCTGGGGGACAGAACGTTAATAAGGTATCCACGGCAGTTGAGTTACGCTTTGAAGCGGCTCGCAGCCCCAACCTTCCGGCGGACGCCAAGACCCGACTAAAACGCCTTGCGGGTCGAAAATGGACACTCGAAGGCGCGCTCATCCTTCGCGTTGAGGACACGAGGAGCCAAGCGCGCAATCGCGAGATCGCCAGAGAGCGCCTAAAAGAGCTTATTCTTGCGGCTCTAAAACGCCCAAAACATCGCGTCAAAACGCGCCCAACCCTCGCGAGCAAACGGCGGCGGGTTGAAGGAAAAGTGCAACGTGGGCAGGTGAAATCCCTACGCGGGCGCGTCAATACAGACGACTAG